GCGTGGAAGCCGAGCTTGTTGCCGAGCGCGATCGCCGCGATCAGGAAAAACGGCGTGGTCGCGGGATTGCTGAGGAAGGTCATGGCGGCGGCGATCGGAATGTTGCCGCGCACCGGCACGCAGAGCAAGGCCGCACCGACGATCTGGAGCCCCGGCACCATCAGGAAGATGCCGATGAAGAGGCCGGCGAACACACCCGCCGGGACCGAACGACGCGTGAAGCGCCACAGGTCGGAGCGGCGAATGCGGGTGCCGAAAGGCTTGAGCCAGCGGCTCTCGAGCACTTCCTCGCGCGACGGGGTCGCCTTGGCCGCGAGACGCTGGAAGAAGTGGGGCCGCTCAGCCATGCGCCGAGCCTAGCATGCGCGCGCCCACCTTGCTCGCTCCATCGCGAGGACCGACGCAATTGGGCCCGGACCGATGCCCGGGCGACGAGTCACCCATGCGACCTCAGCAGCCGGCCCTGCTCGCGCTTCCAGTCGCGTTCCTTGATCGTCTCGCGCTTGTCGTGGTTCTTCTTGCCGCGGGCGAGCGCGAGCTCGACCTTCGCCTTGCCCTTGCCGTTGAAGTAGATCGACAGCGGCACGAGCGTCAGGCCCTGCCGCTGGATCGCCCCCATCAGCTTGCCGATCTCGCGCTTGCGCAGCAGCAGGTGCCGCTTGCGGCGCGGCTCGTGGTTCATCCAGCTGCCGTTCTTGTATTCGGGGATGTGGCTGTTGATCAGCACCACTTCCTCGCCCTCGACGGTGGCATAGCTTTCGGCGATCGAGCCCTCGCCGTTGCGAAGCGCCTTCACCTCGGTGCCCTGGAGCGCGATTCCGGCCTCGAACCTCTCCTCGACAAAATAATCGTAACGGGCGCGCCGGTTCTCGGCGACGACCTTCTGCTTGTCGAACGGGGGCGTGGGGGGCTGGGACATCTTTTCGCTTTCGCATCTAGGCGCTGTCCCGCCTCGGAGGAAGGGACTCAATCCTTCCCGCGTCGGGATAATTGACAATTAAGGGCTATGGTTAACGCCAAAATGGCGGAACTGCGCCATTGGCATGACCGTTGCTTAACCATGTCGATGCGTATGCCCCGAATTCTTCGGCGGATTGGCCGCCTGTTCGTCGTCAAGACGAAATGGGAAGCCTGGGCCGTCACCTGGGCGGTGGCGCTCGGCGGGGTCGAGCGCGGCAAGCACTATCTCGACCTCTATCCCGGCGCGATCGGTTGGATGTTCTTCGCGGCCTGCTCGGCGGTGACCTTCCTGGTCGGCGCCAAACTGCTCGACGCGACGCGGCCGGCCGCAGAGCCCGTCCCCTCCCCCATCCGCACCCGCGCGCCGCAGCGCCGGCACCTCGGGGTCAGTCGTAATCGACCCAGAGCGTCCCGTCGGAGCGCCGGTTCAGCGTCACGGATTTGACGTCGCAGAGATTGACGGAGAGCCAGGTCGCAGTCTCGGTGCCGACCTTGGCGCGGATGTCGAACGCGCACAGGTCGCCCGACTGCGCCGGAACCGCGCTTCGCGCACCCGGCGACAATGTGCCGGGTCCGAGCGGACGCCAAGGAGCGCTTCCGACCGACTGACGGATGGCGATTTCGGACAGGCGGCCGCTGCTGCCATTCACCAGGACGAACGGCCCCGGAGAGGAAAGAGCCGCGATGAAGATTGCTGCCCCCAGCATGCCGGCATCATAGCAGAAAAGCCGGCATGCCGCGAGGGATCAGGCCGCTTTGGGCAGACCTCCGCGCCCGTGGCGGATCAGCGGCGCCGAAGCGCTACGCGAATAGCTTTCCGACAAAGGCAGCGCGGTTCCGCAGAAGCCGCATTCGGCCAACATTCGGCCGATCAGCCAGTGGGTCCGGCCGCAACCGGGGCAATGGTTGACGGCATTTTCGCGGTAGACGGCGTGGTAGCCGCGCATCGCGGGGTTGAAGGCCTTGGTCATATTGCTCGAAGTCAGCATGGCTGTCCCCCTCGCTAGTTCTTAAGAAATGGGTTCGAAGCTGTAACGAGCGACGAGTCGTTCGGTTTCAGCGATATTCTGCTTTGTGATCGTGGGTGTCACTCTTCGGACACGGGGTTGTGCCGGGCCGGGACGGTTGTGGATATTAACCTTTCCTCCACCATTGGCCCTCACCTTGAGCCCGACCAGACCAGTGGAGCCGTCGCCGTGGAGTCGAACCACCGCTATTATGCCAGGCGCGCCGCCGAGGAGCGGACGGCCGCGCAGCGCTCGATGACCGCCGCCGCGCGCGAGTGGCATGCCAAGCTCGCAATGCAGTTCGCCGCCCGGGCTTCGGCCGCGCTGGAAGAGACCGCTTCGGCCGCCTGACCCAAATCGGGTCACTTTTCGTTACGCTTGTGGCAATAACGGGGATTATCTGCCATAAACACTCCCGCAGCGCCGATCCTCGGGGAATTCGGGCGCGCACGAAACAGGGGAGTGTCCAGACCATCATGCGCAAGATCCTATTCGGCTTCGCCGCCGCGACCTTGCTGGCGACGCCCGCCGCCGCCCGCGACCAGAGCCTTTATTTCGGTGCCGAGGGCGGTGGACTCTGGGCCAAGACGCTCAAGCACAACCTCACCGTCGTCCGCACATCGACCCCCGCCGGCACGACTGTCATCGACGACGGCGTGGTGATGAAGTTCAAGAAGCCAGGTCTCGATCTCGACCTCAACCTCGGCTACGATTTCGGCCTCATCCGCCTCGAGGGCGAGCTTGGCTACAAGCGCGCGACCGTCGACAGCATCGGTACCCGCGCCGCGACCGGCGGCACCCTCACCACCGTCAACGGCAAGGGCAACGTCGGCACCACCTCGGCGATGGTCAATCTGCTGCTCGACGTCGGTGACGACGATGGCGTCAGCTTCTACGCCGGCCCCGGCATCGGCTGGGCGCGCGTGAAGATGAACAACATCGTTCCCGGCACCGCACCCTACGACATCGAAGGCAAGGACAGCGGACTGGCGCTCCAGGGCATTGCGGGCGTGCGTTACGCGATCACGCCGCAGCTCGATGTCGGCCTAAAGTATCGCTACTTCCGCTCGCACCGGCTCGACTTCAACAACGTCATCAACGAGCTGAACGCCAGCGGCTTCACCTACGATACGCGCAGCCGCTTCAGCTCGCACTCGCTGCTGTTCAGCATCATCTACAATTTCGCCGAGCCGGCCGCGCCGCCGCCGCCCCCGCCGCCGCCGATGCCGCCGGTGATCGAGACTCCGCCGGCCCCGCCCGCGACCCAGACCTGCCCCGACGGGTCGGTGATCCTGGCGACCGACAGCTGCCCGCTGCCGCCGCCTCCGCCGCCTCCGCCGCCGGCGACCCCCGAACGCGGCTAAGCCAGCCGCGCGACGGACGACAAAGGAAGGCCGGGGAGTATCCGCTCCCCGGCCTTTTCATGTGTCAGGAGAGCGGGGCGAGCGCGGGCCGTCCGCGGATGAGGTCGGCGGCCTTTTCCGCGATCATGATCGTCGGTGCGTTGGTGTTTCCGCTGACCAGCCGCGGCATGATCGAGGCGTCCACGACCCGCAGCCCCTTGATCCCGATCACCCGGAGCTCGGGATCGACCACCGCGGCCCCTCCCCGGCCCATCGCGCAGGTACCGACCGGATGGTAGATGGTCGTGCCGTGCGATCTGGCGAAGCCGAGGAGTTCATCGTCGGTCGCGACGTCGACGCCTGGATTGGTCTCATGATCGATGAAGCGCGCGAGCGGGTCGGTCGCGGCGAGCTTCCGGCCGAACTTCAAACCTGCGACCACCACCTCGCGGTCGAGCGGATCAGCGAGATAATTGGGCCGGATCGCGGGATGCTCGGCCGGATCGGCTGACTTGAGGTGCACCGAGCCGCGCGATTCCGGGCGCAGCTGGCACGGCGCGATCGTCAGCCCCGGCTCTTTCTCAAGCTCCATCACCTGCTCGTTGGCGAGCTTTTCGGCGTCCATCGTCGCGGGAAGGATGTGATATTGAAGGTCGGGCCCGGCGAGGTCGGGCCGCGAGCGGACGAACAGCCCGATGTGTGCCGCCGACAGGGTCAGTAGTCCCCGCTTGGCGACGAGATAGCGGGCGAATTCGCGCAGCAGCCGAGGTCCGCGCGCCAGCTCGTTGACCGAGATCGTTCCCTTCTTCAGCCGGTAGGTATTTCCGACCACGAAATGGTCCTGCAGGTTTTCGCCGACGCCTGCCAACACCTGCACGACCGGGACGCCGAGCGCTTGCAGCCGCGCCGGATCACCGATCCCCGCCAGTTCAAGCAGTTGCGGCGAATTGATCGCGCCGCCGCTCAGGATCACTTCACGTCTTGCGCGGATTTCCTGCCTTGCGCCATCTCGATCGATCTCGACCCCGACCGCACGTTTTCCCTCGAACAGGACACGGCGCGCGAGCGAGCGGGTGAGGACGCGCAAATTGGGCCGGTTCATCGCCGGATGGAGATAAGCGACCGCCGCGGAGTGACGCTTGCCGTCCTTGATGTTGACCTGGAACCAGCTCGCCCCTTCCTGCTCGGGGCCGTTGCAATCGCGCCGCGGCAGGCCGAGCGCTTCGGCCGCTTCGATCGCCGCTTCGCTGACGACATGGCCGTCCGCCGGATCGCCGACATGCAAGGGTCCGTCGGTGGCGTGGAGAGCGTCGCCGCCGCGCGCCTGGTGCTGCGCCTTGCGGAAATAGGGCAGCACGTCGTCCCACGCCCAGCCCTCGCACCCGAGCTGCCGCCAGCCGTCGTAATCCGCCCGCTGCCCGCGCACGTAGAGCATGGCGTTGATCGAGGAGGATCCGCCGAGCACCTTGCCGCGCGGCCACACATGGGTCCGCCCGTCGGTGCCCGGATCGGGTTCGGTCTGGTAGAGCCAGTTGACCTTGGGATCCTTGAGCGTCTGCGAATAACCGATCGGCACGTGGATCCAGAGATTGGAGAGGAACTGTCCCTTCTCCTTGCCCGGCCGATCGTCGCCGCCCGCCTCAAGCAAAATGACGCTCGTCCCGGGATCCTCGCTCAGCCGCGCGGCAAGGACGCAGCCGGCCGATCCCGCCCCGACGATGACATAATCCGCTTCGAACGGCGCGCTCACCGGCTCGCGACCACCGAACGCACCCACCGGGCGGTTTCGAGCGGCTGGGTATAAGGCAGCATGTGCCCACCCTCGACCTCGGTCAGCGTGG
This genomic window from Sphingomonas rosea contains:
- a CDS encoding outer membrane protein, producing MRKILFGFAAATLLATPAAARDQSLYFGAEGGGLWAKTLKHNLTVVRTSTPAGTTVIDDGVVMKFKKPGLDLDLNLGYDFGLIRLEGELGYKRATVDSIGTRAATGGTLTTVNGKGNVGTTSAMVNLLLDVGDDDGVSFYAGPGIGWARVKMNNIVPGTAPYDIEGKDSGLALQGIAGVRYAITPQLDVGLKYRYFRSHRLDFNNVINELNASGFTYDTRSRFSSHSLLFSIIYNFAEPAAPPPPPPPPMPPVIETPPAPPATQTCPDGSVILATDSCPLPPPPPPPPPATPERG
- a CDS encoding GMC family oxidoreductase produces the protein MGAFGGREPVSAPFEADYVIVGAGSAGCVLAARLSEDPGTSVILLEAGGDDRPGKEKGQFLSNLWIHVPIGYSQTLKDPKVNWLYQTEPDPGTDGRTHVWPRGKVLGGSSSINAMLYVRGQRADYDGWRQLGCEGWAWDDVLPYFRKAQHQARGGDALHATDGPLHVGDPADGHVVSEAAIEAAEALGLPRRDCNGPEQEGASWFQVNIKDGKRHSAAVAYLHPAMNRPNLRVLTRSLARRVLFEGKRAVGVEIDRDGARQEIRARREVILSGGAINSPQLLELAGIGDPARLQALGVPVVQVLAGVGENLQDHFVVGNTYRLKKGTISVNELARGPRLLREFARYLVAKRGLLTLSAAHIGLFVRSRPDLAGPDLQYHILPATMDAEKLANEQVMELEKEPGLTIAPCQLRPESRGSVHLKSADPAEHPAIRPNYLADPLDREVVVAGLKFGRKLAATDPLARFIDHETNPGVDVATDDELLGFARSHGTTIYHPVGTCAMGRGGAAVVDPELRVIGIKGLRVVDASIMPRLVSGNTNAPTIMIAEKAADLIRGRPALAPLS
- the smpB gene encoding SsrA-binding protein SmpB is translated as MSQPPTPPFDKQKVVAENRRARYDYFVEERFEAGIALQGTEVKALRNGEGSIAESYATVEGEEVVLINSHIPEYKNGSWMNHEPRRKRHLLLRKREIGKLMGAIQRQGLTLVPLSIYFNGKGKAKVELALARGKKNHDKRETIKERDWKREQGRLLRSHG
- a CDS encoding DUF2062 domain-containing protein, with the translated sequence MAERPHFFQRLAAKATPSREEVLESRWLKPFGTRIRRSDLWRFTRRSVPAGVFAGLFIGIFLMVPGLQIVGAALLCVPVRGNIPIAAAMTFLSNPATTPFFLIAAIALGNKLGFHADLAAFERLYSSGADFSAWGRWLLSDAAPSLVSGLFLIALASAFVGYGVSIVVWRWWVHRKWRRRTRPELFSHPTQTQG